One segment of Erigeron canadensis isolate Cc75 chromosome 2, C_canadensis_v1, whole genome shotgun sequence DNA contains the following:
- the LOC122589132 gene encoding uncharacterized protein C9orf85 homolog encodes MTSKPRTGPPKHPNKFAWIPKANVKINETEVGGRFRPLSEITGVCPKCRDQIEWKRKYGKYKPLSEPAKCQKCTKRAVRQAYHNLCTACAKEHHVCAKCSCRVERIVGRDISEVEAEKKMLEAAISNAREREKRSLLRAMNKGKSQTKEQDPTDNQDKAGDLFKVESLEAYAGANKDDDNEDDSEDETQVVN; translated from the exons ATGACCAGCAAGCCGCGCACAGGTCCGCCGAAACACCCTAACAAGTTCGCTTGGATACCTAAAGCCAACGTTAAAATTAACGAAACTGAAGTCGGTGGCAGATTCAGACCCTTATCCGAGATAACCGGAGTGTGCCCCAAGTGCAGAGACCAGATCGAATGGAAACGCAAATACGGCAAATATAAACCCCTTTCTGAACCCGCTAAATG TCAGAAGTGTACAAAGCGTGCTGTTCGTCAAGCGTATCATAATCTTTGTACAG CTTGTGCTAAGGAGCACCATGTTTGTGCTAAGTGTTCGTGTCGTGTGGAACGAATCGTTGGCAG AGATATAAGTGAAGTAGAGGCTGAGAAAAAGATGCTAGAAGCG GCTATTAGTAATGCCCgtgaaagagaaaaaagatcCTTGCTCCGTGCC ATGAACAAAGGAAAATCTCAAACAAAAGAACAGGATCCAACAGATAATCAAGACAAGGCTGGTGATCTGTTCAAAGTTGAGTCACTCGAAGCATATGCAGGGGCAAACAAAGACGATGACAATGAGGATGATAGTGAAGATGAGACCCAAGTAGTCAATTGA